From Oryza sativa Japonica Group chromosome 4, ASM3414082v1, one genomic window encodes:
- the LOC4336457 gene encoding GEM-like protein 4: MEKAACNEHVIGIPVSNRAFGIEEPDFPSEGAAAYHAEAKSSATARTSSRFGRTGDRLAQGIKEHVTLGPKLYETMKGKLTLGARILQAGGVEKVFRRWFAVGKGEKLLRASQCYLSTTAGPIAGMLFISTERIAFRSDRSLALTTPSGDTVRVPYKVAIPLRRVKTAKPSENKHRPEQKYVQVVTDDGFEFWFMGFVSFQVTLKNLELAVAQAQ, from the exons ATGGAGAAGGCAGCGTGCAACGAGCATGTGATCGGGATCCCAGTGAGCAACAGGGCTTTCGGCATCGAGGAGCCGGATTTCCCAAGCGAAGGAGCAGCCGCCTACCACGCCGAGGCGAAAAGCTCTGCAACCGCGCGTACGAGCTCCAGATTTGGCAGGACAGGGGACAGGCTCGCTCAAGGCATCAAAGAACATG TGACTCTAGGACCAAAACTGTACGAGACCATGAAAGGCAAGCTGACGCTGGGCGCGAGAATCCTCCAGGCAGGCGGCGTGGAGAAGGTCTTCCGCCGGTGGTTCGCCGTCGGCAAGGGCGAGAAGCTCCTGAGGGCCTCCCAGTGCTACCTGTCCACCACGGCCGGCCCGATCGCCGGCATGCTCTTCATATCGACGGAGAGGATCGCGTTCCGGAGCGACCGGTCGCTGGCGCTGACCACCCCGAGCGGCGACACGGTGCGTGTGCCGTACAAGGTGGCCATCCCTCTGAGGAGGGTGAAGACGGCCAAGCCGAGCGAGAACAAGCACCGGCCGGAGCAGAAGTACGTCCAGGTGGTGACCGACGACGGCTTCGAGTTCTGGTTCATGGGATTCGTCAGCTTCCAGGTGACCCTGAAGAACCTGGAGCTGGCCGTCGCGCAGGCgcagtga